In a single window of the Subtercola sp. PAMC28395 genome:
- a CDS encoding LacI family DNA-binding transcriptional regulator: MKRLATISDVAEAAGVSKQTVSNVLNTPAIVRPDTRERVQRAIDTLEYRPHASARRLRTRKSSTLGIRLDPMVDGISGSVLDRFLHALTEQAAAYGLRILLFTASDPDDEITQYRRLLDGADVDAFVLTSTFHGDPRTDWLIANGHDFVTFGRPWGIDDMEDPQHLWVDVDGCSGVREATTHALATAGPRVGYIGWPSPSGTGDDRRRGWLEAMAGSGTPLSNVELAALQVAIDDGVASGRAAMSELLAANPALDAVVCASDSLALGAMMANERGVAVTGYDNTPVAAAVGLSSVEQPLAEVAAGVLELLVGGFDAPTLKPGDGLPPAESRHRLLTPRLVVRQSLDYSAGAASETKQTSTAPGR; encoded by the coding sequence ATGAAGCGGCTCGCCACCATCTCCGACGTCGCAGAGGCCGCAGGGGTCTCGAAACAGACGGTGTCGAACGTTCTGAATACGCCCGCGATCGTGCGACCTGACACCAGAGAGCGTGTGCAGCGGGCGATCGACACCCTCGAATACCGCCCGCACGCCTCGGCGCGACGGCTACGCACCCGCAAGAGCTCGACCCTGGGCATCCGGCTAGACCCGATGGTCGACGGCATCTCGGGTTCGGTTCTCGATCGCTTTCTGCACGCGCTGACCGAGCAGGCAGCCGCGTACGGCCTGCGCATCCTGCTGTTCACCGCTTCTGACCCCGACGACGAGATCACGCAGTACCGGCGTCTGCTCGACGGTGCTGACGTCGATGCCTTCGTGCTCACCTCCACCTTTCATGGCGACCCGCGCACCGATTGGCTCATCGCCAATGGGCACGACTTCGTGACCTTCGGGCGCCCCTGGGGCATCGACGACATGGAGGACCCGCAACACCTCTGGGTCGACGTCGACGGATGCTCGGGCGTACGTGAAGCGACAACCCACGCCCTCGCGACAGCCGGGCCGCGGGTGGGCTACATCGGCTGGCCGAGCCCGTCGGGCACCGGCGACGACCGCAGGCGCGGATGGCTCGAGGCCATGGCGGGCTCTGGCACACCTCTGTCGAACGTCGAACTCGCCGCACTACAAGTGGCAATCGACGATGGAGTGGCCTCAGGCCGAGCCGCGATGTCCGAGCTCCTCGCTGCGAACCCAGCACTGGATGCGGTGGTCTGCGCCAGCGACTCACTTGCCCTCGGCGCGATGATGGCGAACGAGCGCGGGGTTGCCGTCACCGGCTACGACAACACACCTGTGGCTGCAGCCGTGGGATTGTCGAGCGTCGAACAGCCGCTGGCCGAGGTCGCCGCTGGGGTTCTCGAGCTTCTGGTCGGCGGATTCGATGCGCCCACCCTCAAGCCGGGCGACGGCCTCCCTCCAGCCGAATCGAGGCATCGGCTGTTGACACCCCGTCTTGTGGTGCGGCAGTCGCTCGACTACTCGGCGGGCGCGGCCTCCGAGACGAAGCAGACGTCGACCGCCCCCGGTCGTTGA
- a CDS encoding putative quinol monooxygenase — MSDPIVVTAVFTPATGARDALIEALSIAIAEVHDEPGCELYAIHDAPDGTIVMLEKWSSVDELDRHGAGEPVARLNSSLAGLLAEPVVVTRLVPIPAGTEVQGQL; from the coding sequence ATGTCAGATCCCATTGTCGTCACCGCCGTCTTCACGCCGGCAACGGGTGCGCGCGACGCACTCATCGAAGCACTCTCCATCGCGATCGCGGAGGTGCACGACGAGCCGGGTTGCGAACTCTACGCCATCCATGACGCCCCCGACGGCACGATCGTCATGCTCGAGAAATGGAGCTCGGTCGATGAGCTCGACCGACACGGTGCCGGTGAACCCGTTGCACGTCTGAACTCATCGCTCGCGGGGTTGCTGGCCGAACCCGTCGTTGTCACCCGCCTCGTCCCGATTCCAGCGGGCACAGAGGTACAGGGCCAGCTCTAG
- a CDS encoding gluconokinase: protein MSDLVIVAGVSGSGKSTVGETLALELGVPFVDADSLHSTANVAKMAGGTPLADEDREPWLESIGQAMRAAENDGLVMACSSLRRRYRDQIRASAPDTFFVTLTGSRELLAERLAGRAGHFMPPALLDSQLAAFEPLQPDERGIDLSIDAAPLALVARAVAAIRAR from the coding sequence GTGTCAGACCTCGTCATCGTCGCCGGGGTCAGCGGTTCGGGCAAGTCGACGGTCGGCGAAACACTCGCCCTGGAGCTCGGTGTGCCATTCGTCGACGCTGATTCGCTCCATTCGACGGCGAACGTGGCCAAGATGGCGGGCGGCACACCCCTCGCCGACGAGGATCGCGAGCCCTGGCTCGAAAGCATCGGCCAGGCCATGCGGGCTGCCGAGAACGATGGCCTGGTCATGGCGTGTTCCTCACTGCGCCGGCGCTATCGAGACCAGATCCGGGCATCGGCGCCCGACACGTTCTTCGTGACCCTCACCGGTTCGCGTGAGCTCCTCGCCGAACGACTGGCCGGTCGCGCCGGCCACTTCATGCCCCCGGCGCTGCTCGATTCGCAGCTGGCGGCGTTCGAGCCGCTGCAACCGGATGAACGGGGCATCGATCTCTCGATCGACGCCGCCCCGCTTGCCCTCGTCGCTCGCGCCGTCGCGGCCATCCGCGCCCGGTGA
- a CDS encoding potassium channel family protein: MSTPPKSSRELWWDARTAWPMTVLSVVFLGVYSLAILWESAPRDAVIGLRVSMIVIWVVFLADYVVRAVLSARPLTFVATHKVDALTVIVPFLRPLRILQYLQNLSYFRQASGAAVRTRILIVAGGYAILFVWMIALLELNVERHAPGATITSIGDALWWASVTITTVGYGDTYPVTPLGRVLAIVLMAGGLAIVGTVTGTIISYIGERIKLPGVSTTKSTDQN, translated from the coding sequence GTGAGTACACCACCCAAATCCAGCAGAGAACTCTGGTGGGACGCGCGCACCGCGTGGCCCATGACGGTGCTCTCTGTCGTCTTTCTCGGCGTCTACTCGCTCGCGATCCTCTGGGAGTCGGCGCCTCGGGATGCGGTGATCGGACTGCGGGTCTCGATGATCGTGATCTGGGTCGTGTTCCTTGCGGACTACGTCGTGCGGGCAGTGTTGAGTGCACGCCCGCTGACATTCGTCGCGACCCACAAGGTCGATGCGCTCACGGTGATCGTGCCGTTCCTCCGACCGCTGCGCATCCTGCAGTACCTTCAGAACCTCTCGTATTTCCGCCAGGCGAGCGGCGCTGCGGTGCGCACCCGGATCCTGATCGTCGCCGGCGGCTACGCAATTCTCTTCGTGTGGATGATCGCCCTGCTGGAGCTGAACGTCGAGCGGCACGCCCCCGGCGCAACGATCACTTCGATCGGCGATGCGCTGTGGTGGGCGTCGGTGACCATCACGACCGTGGGGTACGGCGACACGTACCCGGTGACCCCGCTTGGACGAGTACTCGCCATCGTGCTGATGGCAGGCGGCCTGGCGATCGTCGGCACGGTCACCGGCACGATCATCAGTTACATCGGTGAGCGGATCAAGCTGCCGGGCGTCAGCACGACGAAGTCGACCGACCAGAACTGA
- a CDS encoding AI-2E family transporter: protein MTDNTTDGGLDAIPTADNDAVTGSNHAGAPAGPLVVETGSIIDDPGMLGMPHRGFGWGYVVTLGVLGALATGLAIYNLRTIVFSVFLALFVTVGLDPLIRWFERRGFSRAWALVTVILLIVAVLVTVIWVILPLIIQQVSQLATSIPAEITRLRDEGWFDQTNEASNGVVGAILSWVAKEASDPQVWVTVGNGLVGLGLDIANAITSGFFIAILTIYFVATYDATKEAGFKLVAASKRASFEKYTNQILRNVGKYLSGMVILAFCNAVYSVVLLSIVGVPGAFIIGIAAFFITLIPLIGTVLTTAAMTVIAFIHSPLSALIVLIFMLIYMQVEAYVLTPKVMSKAVSVPGSVVLISALAGGTLFGLAGALVAIPISAGAILIIKEVVMPRRERA from the coding sequence ATGACCGACAACACCACCGACGGCGGCCTCGACGCCATACCGACGGCCGACAACGACGCTGTGACGGGCTCGAACCACGCTGGCGCCCCCGCGGGACCGCTCGTTGTCGAGACCGGTTCGATCATCGACGACCCCGGGATGCTCGGAATGCCACACCGCGGGTTCGGCTGGGGGTATGTGGTCACCCTCGGTGTGCTCGGGGCGCTCGCCACCGGGCTGGCCATCTACAACCTCCGCACCATCGTCTTCTCAGTCTTTCTCGCTCTATTCGTGACCGTCGGGCTCGACCCGCTCATCCGCTGGTTCGAGCGGCGAGGCTTCAGCAGGGCGTGGGCGCTGGTCACGGTCATCCTCTTGATCGTCGCTGTGTTGGTGACGGTGATCTGGGTGATACTGCCGTTGATCATCCAGCAGGTCAGCCAGCTGGCGACGTCTATCCCGGCGGAGATCACCCGGCTACGGGATGAAGGGTGGTTCGACCAGACCAACGAAGCCAGCAATGGAGTGGTTGGCGCGATTCTCAGCTGGGTTGCGAAAGAAGCGAGTGACCCGCAGGTGTGGGTCACCGTCGGCAACGGGCTCGTCGGGCTCGGGCTCGACATCGCCAACGCCATCACCTCCGGCTTCTTCATCGCGATTCTGACGATCTACTTCGTGGCGACCTACGATGCAACCAAGGAGGCGGGATTCAAGCTGGTCGCAGCGTCGAAGCGGGCGTCGTTCGAGAAGTACACCAACCAGATCCTGCGCAACGTCGGCAAGTACCTGAGCGGCATGGTGATCCTCGCGTTCTGCAATGCGGTCTACAGCGTCGTGCTGCTCTCGATCGTGGGTGTGCCGGGAGCGTTCATCATCGGAATCGCAGCATTCTTCATCACGCTGATCCCGCTGATCGGCACGGTTCTCACCACGGCCGCTATGACCGTCATCGCGTTCATCCACTCGCCACTCTCCGCGTTGATCGTTCTGATCTTCATGCTCATCTACATGCAGGTCGAGGCATATGTGCTGACACCCAAGGTGATGAGCAAGGCTGTGTCGGTCCCCGGTTCGGTGGTGCTGATCTCCGCCCTGGCCGGCGGAACCCTGTTCGGACTCGCCGGAGCACTCGTGGCCATCCCGATCTCGGCCGGTGCGATCCTCATCATCAAGGAGGTTGTCATGCCGCGGAGGGAACGCGCGTGA